The following coding sequences lie in one Pseudomonadota bacterium genomic window:
- a CDS encoding aspartate carbamoyltransferase catalytic subunit has translation MSAAPTSSFYPHRHLLGIEELSAAEIDGLLDVADGYVALNRRAEKAMDALRGRTQINMFFESSTRTRTSFELAGKRLGADVINMSPTTSAIKKGETLIDTAATLNAMHPDVLVVRHPDSGAVKLLAENVNAAVINAGDGSHEHPTQALLDALTIRRRLGKLSGLTVAICGDIAHSRVARSNILLFNAIGSRVRLVAPPTLLPPAVDRYGVEVHHDMLEGLKDVDIVMMLRLQTERMQGSFVPSEREYFRFFGLDYEKLAVAKPDALIMHPGPMNRGVEIDSEVADDINRSVILDQVELGVAVRQACLEVLAQNLDDPGHNQ, from the coding sequence ATGAGTGCTGCGCCCACATCTTCCTTCTACCCCCACCGCCATCTGCTCGGTATCGAGGAGCTTTCCGCCGCTGAAATCGACGGTCTGCTGGACGTCGCCGACGGTTACGTCGCGCTTAACCGGCGCGCGGAAAAGGCGATGGATGCGCTACGCGGGCGCACCCAGATCAACATGTTCTTCGAAAGCTCGACACGCACGCGCACGTCATTCGAGTTGGCGGGCAAGCGGCTGGGTGCCGATGTCATCAACATGTCGCCCACGACCAGCGCGATCAAAAAGGGCGAAACGCTGATCGATACGGCGGCGACGCTGAACGCCATGCACCCGGATGTGCTGGTCGTGCGCCATCCCGATTCCGGCGCGGTCAAGCTGTTGGCCGAAAACGTCAACGCCGCCGTCATCAATGCCGGTGACGGCAGCCACGAGCATCCGACCCAGGCGCTTTTGGACGCGCTCACCATACGCCGCCGTCTCGGCAAGCTCTCCGGCCTGACCGTCGCGATCTGCGGCGACATCGCCCACAGCCGCGTCGCGCGTTCCAACATCCTGCTGTTCAATGCCATCGGTTCGCGGGTTCGTCTGGTCGCGCCACCGACGTTGCTGCCGCCCGCCGTCGATCGCTACGGCGTCGAGGTCCATCACGATATGCTGGAGGGGCTGAAGGATGTCGACATCGTCATGATGTTGCGTCTGCAGACCGAGCGCATGCAGGGCAGCTTTGTGCCGTCGGAGCGCGAATACTTCCGCTTCTTCGGTCTTGATTACGAGAAGCTCGCGGTTGCCAAGCCGGACGCGCTGATCATGCATCCCGGCCCCATGAACCGCGGCGTCGAGATCGACAGCGAAGTCGCCGACGATATCAACCGCAGTGTCATCCTGGACCAGGTCGAACTGGGTGTCGCCGTGCGCCAGGCCTGCTTGGAAGTCCTGGCGCAGAACCTGGACGATCCCGGGCACAATCAGTGA